One part of the Candidatus Melainabacteria bacterium RIFOXYA2_FULL_32_9 genome encodes these proteins:
- a CDS encoding tRNA (adenosine(37)-N6)-threonylcarbamoyltransferase complex dimerization subunit type 1 TsaB, whose protein sequence is MRILTFDTSGDKMYVTMGNDGQVDISRIIENTAQRYHSASLIPIIAELLREKNITMQDINAVGVNIGPGSFTGIRASATVARIMAQNLNIPVIGISSLEIFSLINNTDKNSLCLLDARKGKAYTGVYTPEADVIKEPTALEYNDIIDFAKNNDFFIIADKIMSEKLKTEGLECVNLQETDYDFGINLAKLTYKHLKTDDREQFKWFNLKPLYIQPPPITMPKNLSGK, encoded by the coding sequence ATGAGAATTCTTACATTTGATACAAGTGGCGATAAGATGTATGTGACCATGGGAAATGATGGCCAGGTTGACATAAGCAGAATTATTGAGAATACAGCCCAACGTTATCATTCAGCTTCATTAATTCCTATAATTGCGGAACTCTTAAGAGAAAAAAATATAACAATGCAAGATATTAATGCAGTTGGAGTAAATATAGGGCCAGGAAGCTTTACAGGAATAAGAGCATCAGCAACTGTAGCAAGGATTATGGCGCAAAATCTTAATATACCAGTTATTGGAATTTCATCTCTTGAGATTTTTTCTCTTATAAATAATACCGATAAAAATTCTCTATGTCTTCTCGATGCCAGGAAAGGCAAGGCTTATACGGGAGTTTATACCCCTGAAGCTGATGTAATTAAAGAACCTACAGCTTTAGAATATAATGATATTATTGATTTTGCTAAAAATAATGATTTCTTTATTATCGCTGATAAAATAATGTCAGAAAAATTAAAAACAGAAGGTCTTGAATGTGTAAATTTACAAGAAACAGACTATGATTTTGGCATTAATTTAGCTAAATTAACTTATAAACACTTAAAAACAGATGATAGAGAACAATTTAAATGGTTCAATTTAAAACCCCTTTATATCCAACCACCTCCAATAACCATGCCTAAGAACCTATCCGGGAAATAA
- a CDS encoding tRNA (adenosine(37)-N6)-threonylcarbamoyltransferase complex ATPase subunit type 1 TsaE — protein sequence MENLFKIQAKNLNDTDKIGFAIAEAIQDKGGLICLYGDIGSGKTTLVKSIAKHLDIQEKVTSPSFVILNEYHTGKINLYHFDLYRLEEEGIETILDELREYTEGQKAITIIEWAEFSSGELPEDRLEIQIKYIEETEREFTFKAFDDKSKDVLEEIIKRLQEKE from the coding sequence ATGGAAAATTTATTTAAAATACAAGCTAAAAATCTCAATGACACTGATAAAATTGGTTTTGCTATTGCAGAAGCAATTCAAGACAAAGGTGGATTAATATGTCTATATGGAGATATCGGTTCTGGAAAAACCACTTTAGTTAAATCCATAGCCAAACATCTAGATATACAGGAAAAAGTTACTAGTCCAAGCTTTGTAATTTTAAATGAATACCATACCGGCAAAATAAACCTCTATCATTTTGACCTGTACCGACTTGAAGAAGAGGGAATAGAAACTATTCTTGATGAATTGAGAGAATATACAGAAGGACAAAAAGCTATTACAATCATTGAATGGGCAGAGTTTTCTTCGGGTGAATTACCTGAAGACAGACTGGAAATTCAAATAAAATATATTGAAGAAACTGAAAGAGAATTTACTTTTAAAGCTTTTGACGATAAAAGCAAAGATGTTCTAGAAGAGATTATTAAAAGATTACAGGAAAAAGAATGA